The DNA segment TTCGTACGTCTGCCTGCATGTGGGTATCGATGAGCAGATGAAGGGCGAAAAATCCCCCTTTGACATCGTGTCCGGGGTCTCTTCGTCCATAAGCATACCTGTGGCCGTCGCCGGGGGCATTACTTCCGAGACCGCTCCGATCATGATAGAGCATGGCGCGTCGATCATCATAGTCGGCGGGGGCATAATCAAGACCGGGGACGTGAGAGGCGCGGCCAAGGCTGTCAAGGATTCCATGGCCACCGGAAAAGGGATGCCGAACGCCCTGGCCAGGAAATATTCGCAGGAGGATCTCTTCCTGGCTTTCGGGAAGGTATCCACCTCGAACATCGCCGACGCGGCGCATAAGCACGGAGTGATGAATGGAATAGTCCTTCGCAATGGTCATGGCGTGAAGACGGTCGGCCGGGCATTGACGGTTCAGACGGTAAAGGGCGACTGGGCTAAACCGGTGGAGGCCATCGACCGGGCGTCCAAGGGAGATGTGATCGTCATCGACGCGGGGGGCAGCGACATAGCGGTGTGGGGTGAGCTGGCGACCATGAGCGCCAAGATGAGAGGGGTGGCCGGCATCGTCATTGACGGAGCCGTGCGCGATCTGGAGGGAGTGATCGATCTCGGGCTGCCCATGTTCAGCCGACACGTCTCCCCGCATGCCGGGGAACCAAAAGGTTACGGGGGCATCGGTCTGGAGATCGTCTGCGGTGGCCAAATGGTTAGAACGGGCGACTGGATCGTGGGGGACGAAAGCGGCATCGTGGTCATCCCACAGGAGCACGCTGTGGAAGTGGCGAACCGTTCGGTCGACGTCTTTGAGCGCGAGGTGCGCATAAGAGAGGAGATCCGTCGAGGGGGAACCCTTTCTAGCGTTCAGGAACTGGAGAAGTGGGAACAGATCAAGTGACGTTTTCTTAGGGCATGATCCCCCTCCTATTCATTTTTTTTATAAAAATTCCTTAAAGACTCTTCATTTTTAATCTGGCTAATGCGAAAATAATTACTATAGGAATAATATGATTCCAATACTACAAATGTACAGTATTTTCGTAATCATTATTCATTTGATTATTGCAATAACTATTTATTATACATATATCTACACTTTACTCAATGCGCTCGATAAACATCTATTGGGACATTAGGAAACGAGACAAACATCGGGGCTTAGTTCCTCCGCAGCGGAAAAGGAGCGTCGAGATCCGCTTCACCGCCGTGGGATGGATTGCGGCCATCGCCGATGTCTCCCTGTTGGCCCAAGCCCCGGCTGGGGCGTACCCCCTGCTGTCTGATGCTTTATGGCGCATAAGCTCAAGCGAGTTGAAGCTGAAAATGAACTTGAACGATGTTGAATCAAAGA comes from the Methanomassiliicoccales archaeon genome and includes:
- the hxlA gene encoding 3-hexulose-6-phosphate synthase, with the translated sequence MNEKVSYPGGDRRGMQPVLQVALDLMHLKRAIEIARESLEGGADWIEAGTPLIKSEGAECLRALKREFPGRTLVADMKTMDVGGFEVEIAAKAGADVITVLGLSDDGTISEAVLAARKYGAAVMLDLINVPDKIARAKMAEELGVSYVCLHVGIDEQMKGEKSPFDIVSGVSSSISIPVAVAGGITSETAPIMIEHGASIIIVGGGIIKTGDVRGAAKAVKDSMATGKGMPNALARKYSQEDLFLAFGKVSTSNIADAAHKHGVMNGIVLRNGHGVKTVGRALTVQTVKGDWAKPVEAIDRASKGDVIVIDAGGSDIAVWGELATMSAKMRGVAGIVIDGAVRDLEGVIDLGLPMFSRHVSPHAGEPKGYGGIGLEIVCGGQMVRTGDWIVGDESGIVVIPQEHAVEVANRSVDVFEREVRIREEIRRGGTLSSVQELEKWEQIK